Below is a genomic region from Candidatus Binatus sp..
GCGCTGGTCAATGTGACCAACGTCTGCAACCTCGAATGCCGCCACTGCTTCGTTTACCGCGCCGGCAATCCCAACCTCGCGCGCGACAAGATGGACGACGCGACCATGCTCCATCAGTTGCGCATGCTGCGCGACAAGCACGGCATCAAGTCGATGCTGTTCATGGGCGGCGAGCCCATGATTCGCAAGCGCCTGGTATTCGAGGCTATGAACCTGTTCGAGCGCTCCTCGATCGTGACCAACGGGACCTACGGGATTCCGTCCATCCCCGGCCGTCTGGTCACTGTGTCGCTCGACGGACCGGAGCGGATGAACGATCCGATCCGCGGCGAGGGCGTGTTCCGCAAGGTCAAGCAGGCGATCTTCGCGCGCGATCCGCGCGACGGCACGACCGTCATCATCCAGATGGCGATCACGAGGGAGAACGCGCCGGGACTCGAAGAATTCATCGAGGAAGTGAAGGACTGGCCAGTCGATGGCGTCGCATTCACGTTTCATGTCCCCTCCAAGGGAGAGCACGGCCCACTTGCCTGGGATGACCTGCGCGAGCGCGACGCGGTTATCGACCGGGTCATCGCGCTCAAGCGCAAGCACCCGACGCTAATCAAGAGCAACGTCGAAACGCTGGAAATGATGAAGTCCGAGCGCGCGCTCAATTACACCGGCGAGCGCGGTGAGCATTGCGCGCTGCGCGCGATGCTGCCGCTTTACATGGGCGATAACGGGAATTTCGAGCGAACCTTCTGCTGCTACGGCAACGATGTGGACTGCGCGCGCTGCGGCGCCTACGGCGTTTTCAACAGCGCGTACCATCGGATGAAGGGCGACCACGCGGAAGACTGAAGCTTCCCGGACGCTCGTTGGGCAGCCGCCAGCGCCGCTTGCGCCCGCCGCTCACGGAACGCGGCTCAGCGTAGTTGCTCGCCGAGCCGCATCCAACTTCGCAATCACGCTTGCGCGAGGATCAGTTGCGCGCCGGCAATGCTCAACATGTCGTTGGTGCCGTCTTCGATCAGCGACGCACGGGCATCGCGGAAGATTTTCTCGATCCCGTACTCCCTGCTCAGCCCGTTGCCGCCAAACACCTGCAGCGCATCGCTGGCGACTTCGAAGGCTGCCTGAGTGCAGAAAGTCTTGGCCGCCATCGCGTACTCGAGTGCCGGGATGGCCGCGGCGTCGTTGTATTCCATCGCCGCGCGCGACAGGCGCCGGCAGGCCTCGACCTTGGTAAACATTTCGAACAGACGCTTCTGAATCAGCTGATGCTCGCAGATCGGCTTGCCGCCCTGGATCCGTTGCCTGGAGTAGTCGAGCGCCGCCTCGAAGGCGGCTCGCGCGACGCCCGTAAACACGGCGCTCATGGTGCCGTTGGCCTTGGTCAACACCTGCATCCCGAACAGGTCGAAGTTACCCGGCTCGGCAAGCATGTAGCGCGCGGGAATGCGAACGTTGTCGAAGAAGATTTCGCCCTGATTGAGTGCACGCTGTCCAATCTTGTCCAGCGGCCTGCCCTTGGACACCCCGGGCAGGTCGAAGGGAACGAAAATGGCGGCGCCGGCGCGCGGTTGGCCGTTGTTGGAGGCGGCCATCAGGTAGGTTAGTCCGTGGGTTGCGATGGTGCCGTTGGATACCCACGCCGCCTTCTGGCCGTTGATGACGTAGTCGTCGCCCTCGCGGCGCGCGATGACGCGCCCTCCGCGATTGGTCGGATCGGCGTCGTCGAGGATCGAGGAACCCCAATCGGAGCCGTGCGCCGGCTCGGTGACCGGCCAGCATCCGATGTATTTGGCCTCGCGATCGGCGACAAACGGCTTGAGGTATCGATCTATCAGCTCGCGATTGCCACTGGCCGCGAGCGCCTCGAACGGAAAGCCGGCAACCCCGAGACTGATCGCGAGGCCCGCGCTGCCCCAGCCTAATTCCTCGAGGAAGACGTGCATTCCAACGCCGTGGAGCCCCAGCCCGCCAAACTCCGTGGGAATCATCGCCGCGTGGTAGCCGAGTTGGTAAGCCGACCGATAGAACTTCCACAGGATCGAGTCAGGCGCGATCACTTGCTGCGGATCGGCAATCCGATCGAGCGCGGTGGCGGTAGGGCGCACGACGTTCTCGGCGAAGCGGTGGACGGCGCTTTTCAGCTCCGCCAATACCGGCGGGAAGTCAATGTCAAGCTCCACGTATGTCTTCATTTGCCGGCTCCTGAAGGCGCCGGATTAGCCTTTACCGCGGCCGCTTCGGGCTTCGCATTGGGCGCCGCAGTGATGGGATTGG
It encodes:
- a CDS encoding radical SAM protein; this translates as MAANDQGALREPTDFGRRKFGAALVNVTNVCNLECRHCFVYRAGNPNLARDKMDDATMLHQLRMLRDKHGIKSMLFMGGEPMIRKRLVFEAMNLFERSSIVTNGTYGIPSIPGRLVTVSLDGPERMNDPIRGEGVFRKVKQAIFARDPRDGTTVIIQMAITRENAPGLEEFIEEVKDWPVDGVAFTFHVPSKGEHGPLAWDDLRERDAVIDRVIALKRKHPTLIKSNVETLEMMKSERALNYTGERGEHCALRAMLPLYMGDNGNFERTFCCYGNDVDCARCGAYGVFNSAYHRMKGDHAED
- a CDS encoding acyl-CoA dehydrogenase family protein; the encoded protein is MKTYVELDIDFPPVLAELKSAVHRFAENVVRPTATALDRIADPQQVIAPDSILWKFYRSAYQLGYHAAMIPTEFGGLGLHGVGMHVFLEELGWGSAGLAISLGVAGFPFEALAASGNRELIDRYLKPFVADREAKYIGCWPVTEPAHGSDWGSSILDDADPTNRGGRVIARREGDDYVINGQKAAWVSNGTIATHGLTYLMAASNNGQPRAGAAIFVPFDLPGVSKGRPLDKIGQRALNQGEIFFDNVRIPARYMLAEPGNFDLFGMQVLTKANGTMSAVFTGVARAAFEAALDYSRQRIQGGKPICEHQLIQKRLFEMFTKVEACRRLSRAAMEYNDAAAIPALEYAMAAKTFCTQAAFEVASDALQVFGGNGLSREYGIEKIFRDARASLIEDGTNDMLSIAGAQLILAQA